In Capsicum annuum cultivar UCD-10X-F1 chromosome 11, UCD10Xv1.1, whole genome shotgun sequence, one genomic interval encodes:
- the LOC107846621 gene encoding auxin-responsive protein SAUR68-like — protein sequence MAILSNKKLIKLTRKWQKFAAKLRKRVSLPGNESYTDSCSLSSSSIVEKGHFVVYTIDQRRYAFPLTYLENEVVRQLLSESEEEFGLPSGYPITLTCDSTIMDYTILVIKKGVAEVILHNALLLTIPSCCFPTSSCHQETGNQQILVY from the coding sequence atggcGATTCTCAGCAATAAGAAACTCATCAAGCTGACCAGGAAATGGCAGAAATTTGCAGCCAAGCTGAGGAAGAGAGTTTCTCTTCCAGGAAATGAAAGTTATACAGATAGTTGTAGTTTATCCTCATCCTCTATAGTTGAAAAAGGCCATTTTGTAGTCTATACAATTGATCAAAGGCGCTATGCATTTCCCTTGACTTACCTTGAAAATGAGGTCGTTAGGCAACTTTTAAGCGAGTCCGAAGAAGAGTTTGGACTACCAAGTGGTTACCCTATTACATTAACCTGTGATTCAACCATCATGGACTACACCATTTTAGTAATCAAGAAAGGTGTAGCTGAAGTAATTCTTCACAATGCATTGCTCCTCACAATACCTTCATGTTGCTTCCCAACTTCTTCTTGCCACCAAGAAACTGGAAATCAACAGATTCTTGTTTATtga